In Bos indicus x Bos taurus breed Angus x Brahman F1 hybrid chromosome 1, Bos_hybrid_MaternalHap_v2.0, whole genome shotgun sequence, a single window of DNA contains:
- the PWP2 gene encoding periodic tryptophan protein 2 homolog isoform X1 has protein sequence MKFAYRFSNLLGTVYRCGNLNFTCDGNSVISPVGNRVTVFDLKNNKSNTLPLATRYNIKCVGLSPDGRLAIIVDEGGDALLVSLVCRSVLHHFHFKGAVHSVSFSPDGRKFVVTKGNIAQVYHAPGRKREFNAFVLDKTYFGPYDETTCIDWTDDSRCFAVGSRDMSTWVFGAERWDNLIYYALGGHKDAIVACFFEASSLDLYTLSQDGALCVWQCDTLPEGLRLKAPTGWKADLLQREEEQEEEEGAESETTIRGKATPAAEEQQGKVKYSRVAKYFFNKEGDFNNLTAAAYHKKVHLLVTGFASGIFHLHELPEFNLIHSLSISDQRVASVAINSSGDWIAFGCSGLGQLLVWEWQSESYVLKQQGHFNSMVSLAYSPDGQYIVTGGDDGKVKVWNTLSGFCFVTFTEHSSGVTGVTFTTTGYVIVTSSMDGTVRAFDLHRYRNFRTFTSPRPTQFSCVAVDSSGEIVSAGAQDSFEVFIWSMQTGRLLDVLSGHEGPISGLCFNPMKSVLASASWDRTVHLWDMADSWRTTETLALTSDALAVTFRPDGAELAVATLNSQITFWDPENAVQTGSIEGRHDLKTGRKELDKITAKHSAKGKAFTTLCYSADGQSILAGGMSKFVCIYHVREQILRKKFEISCNLSLDAMEEFLNRRKMTEFGNLALIDQDAAEEGGVAIPLPGVKKGDMSSRHFKPEIRVTSLRFSPTGRCWAATTTEGLLIYSLDAQMLFDPFELDTSVTPVRIRAALRQRDFTRAILLAFRLNERKLLQETLEAVPWDEIEVISSSLPDLYVEKVLEFLASSFEVSHHLEFYLIWTQKLLMVHGQKLKSRVGTLLPAVQFLQKSIQRHLDDVSKLCDWNRYNLQYALAVSKQRGLKRPSEPLGSEEEAGASEDDDDDSLHLLGGGPGHADAPLA, from the exons ATGAAGTTCGCATACAGG ttttcaaatttgctggggACAGTCTATCGGTGTGGAAACTTAAATTTTACCTGTGATGGGAATTCAGTTATCAGCCCTGTGGGAAACAGAGTTACTGTGTTCGACTTGAAAAA CAACAAGTCCAACACCCTGCCCCTGGCCACTCGCTACAACATCAAGTGTGTGGGGCTGTCCCCGGACGGCCGCCTGGCCATCATTGTTGACGAAG GGGGCGATGCGCTGCTGGTCAGCCTGGTCTGCAGGTCTGTGCTGCACCACTTCCACTTCAAGGGTGCCGTGCACAGCGTCTCCTTCTCCCCCGATGGCAG GAAATTCGTCGTCACGAAAGGCAACATTGCTCAGGTGTACCACGCCCCTGGGAGGAAGCGGGAATTCAACGCATTCGTCCTGGACAAAACCTACTTTGGGCCATACGACGAGACCACATGCATTGACTGGACGGACGACTCCCG GTGCTTTGCAGTCGGGAGCAGAGACATGTCCACATGGGTGTTTGGGGCCGAGCGCTGGGACAACCTCATCTACTACGCGCTGGGGGGACACAAGGATGCCATCGTGGCCTGCTTCTTCGAGGCCAGCAGCCTGGAC CTGTACACGCTCAGCCAGGATGGTGCCCTGTGCGTGTGGCAGTGCGACACCCTTCCTGAGGGCCTGAGGCTGAAGGCCCCCACAGGCTGGAAGGCAGACCTGCTGCagagggaggaggagcaggaggaggaggagggggcagagagCGAGACCACCATCCGCGGGAAGGCCACGCCGGCCGCCGAGGAGCAGCAGGGGAAAGTGAAGTACTCGCGGGTGGCCAA gtactttttcaacaaagaagGCGATTTTAACAATCTGACGGCTGCTGCATATCATAAGAAGGTCCACCTCTTGGTCACTGGTTTTGCTTCTGGAATCTTCCACCTTCACGAGCTCCCAGAGTTCAACCTTATCCACTCGCTGAG CATCTCGGATCAGAGGGTTGCGTCCGTCGCCATCAACAGCTCTGGGGACTGGATCGCCTTTGGGTGCTCAG GCCTGGGCCAGCTGCTGGTGTGGGAGTGGCAGAGCGAGTCCTACGTGCTCAAGCAGCAGGGCCACTTCAACAGCATGGTGTCCCTGGCCTACTCCCCCGACGGGCAGTACATCGTGACCGGCGGGGACGATGGCAAG GTCAAGGTGTGGAACACCCTCAGTGGCTTCTGCTTTGTCACTTTCACGGAGCACTCAAGTGGGGTCACCGGCGTGACCTTCACCACCACTGGCTACGTCATCGTGACCTCCTCCATGGACGGGACTGTGCGCGCCTTTGATCTTCACAG GTACCGGAACTTCCGTACCTTCACATCCCCACGCCCCACCCAGTTCTCCTGCGTGGCTGTGGACTCGAGCGGGGAGATCGTCTCTGCTGGAGCACAGGACTCTTTCGAGGTCTTCATCTGGTCCATGCAGACAGGCCGGCTCCTTGAT GTTTTGTCCGGCCACGAGGGGCCCATCAGCGGACTGTGTTTTAACCCCATGAAGTCAGTCCTGGCCAGCGCCTCCTGGGACAGGACAGTGCATCTGTGGGACATGGCGGACAGCTGGAGGACCACAGAGACGCTGGCCCTCACCTCTGACG CTCTGGCCGTGACCTTTCGCCCTGATGGTGCCGAGCTGGCCGTGGCCACACTGAACTCACAGATCACCTTCTGGGACCCCGAGAACGCGGTGCAGACGGGCTCCATCGAGGGCAGGCACGACCTCAAGACAGGCCGGAAGGAGCTGGACAAGATCACCGCCAAGCACTCAGCCAAGGGGAA GGCCTTCACCACTCTCTGCTACTCCGCGGATGGCCAGAGCATCCTGGCGGGAGGGATGTCCAAGTTTGTGTGCATCTATCACGTCAGGGAGCAGATTCTCAGGAAGAAGTTCGAGATCTCCTGCAACCTGTCACTGGACGCCATGGAG GAATTTTTGAACCGAAGGAAAATGACGGAGTTCGGCAACCTGGCGCTCATTGACCAAGATGCTGCGGAGGAGGGCGGGGTCGCCATACCGTTGCCAGgcgtgaagaaag GTGACATGAGCTCCCGGCACTTCAAACCTGAGATCAGGGTGACTTCGCTCCGCTTCTCCCCCACCG GGCGCTGCTGGGCGGCCACCACCACCGAGGGGCTCCTCATTTACTCCCTGGATGCCCAGATGCTCTTTGACCCGTTTGAGCTGGACACCAGTGTCACCCCTGTGCGGATCCGGGCGGCGCTGCGCCAGCGGGACTTCACCAGGGCCATCCTCCTAGCCTTCCGGCTCAACGAGAGGAAGCtgctgcaggagaccctggaggcGGTGCCCTGGGACGAGA TCGAGGTCATAAGCTCCTCCCTGCCCGACTTGTACGTTGAGAAGGTGCTGGAATTTTTAGCTTCATCCTTTGAAGTATCTCACCATCTAGAATTCTACCTCATATGGACTCAGAAACTGCTCATGGTGCACGGACAGAAGTTGAAGTCCAG AGTGGGGACGCTGCTGCCGGCCGTTCAGTTCCTTCAGAAGAGCATCCAGCGCCACTTGGACGATGTCTCCAAACT CTGCGACTGGAACCGCTACAACCTGCAGTATGCGCTGGCCGTCTCGAAGCAGCGGGGCCTGAAGCGGCCCTCAGAGCCGCTGGGCAGCGAGGAGGAGGCAGGCGCGTCCGAGGACGACGACGACGACAGTCTGCACCTGCTCGGAGGAGGGCCTGGGCACGCAGACGCGCCGCTGGCCTAG
- the PWP2 gene encoding periodic tryptophan protein 2 homolog isoform X2 has product MAQGEGRPSQRLVAQLPGWPWAAGALAAPPSRAARAVLCPSCPQRRPGAVSAALRSGGGGREGGCGWRWLPLCRQANSSHVLWAVVQEQPQAHSVSVGDAGGLWAATAKRSCPFAWPGPTPGSSPAKSTVGSDWGQGDGRHRIPQAALCWAQWSVLGLPWAKGRDCFAMRGSNTRAVRFLALGEAQVDPGPAQGRCRPELTLGVAPVPGTLWKVDTREPRPSCDPLSPGALQSGAETCPHGCLGPSAGTTSSTTRWGDTRMPSWPASSRPAAWTYVPIAAPPLGARQASAAPGHVLIPAAQVGVGWGLGKPPGLTRLPLQLYTLSQDGALCVWQCDTLPEGLRLKAPTGWKADLLQREEEQEEEEGAESETTIRGKATPAAEEQQGKVKYSRVAKYFFNKEGDFNNLTAAAYHKKVHLLVTGFASGIFHLHELPEFNLIHSLSISDQRVASVAINSSGDWIAFGCSGLGQLLVWEWQSESYVLKQQGHFNSMVSLAYSPDGQYIVTGGDDGKVKVWNTLSGFCFVTFTEHSSGVTGVTFTTTGYVIVTSSMDGTVRAFDLHRYRNFRTFTSPRPTQFSCVAVDSSGEIVSAGAQDSFEVFIWSMQTGRLLDVLSGHEGPISGLCFNPMKSVLASASWDRTVHLWDMADSWRTTETLALTSDALAVTFRPDGAELAVATLNSQITFWDPENAVQTGSIEGRHDLKTGRKELDKITAKHSAKGKAFTTLCYSADGQSILAGGMSKFVCIYHVREQILRKKFEISCNLSLDAMEEFLNRRKMTEFGNLALIDQDAAEEGGVAIPLPGVKKGDMSSRHFKPEIRVTSLRFSPTGRCWAATTTEGLLIYSLDAQMLFDPFELDTSVTPVRIRAALRQRDFTRAILLAFRLNERKLLQETLEAVPWDEIEVISSSLPDLYVEKVLEFLASSFEVSHHLEFYLIWTQKLLMVHGQKLKSRVGTLLPAVQFLQKSIQRHLDDVSKLCDWNRYNLQYALAVSKQRGLKRPSEPLGSEEEAGASEDDDDDSLHLLGGGPGHADAPLA; this is encoded by the exons ATGGCCCAGGGTGAGGGCCGCCCGAGCCAGCGCCTTGTGGCCCAGCTTCCAGGGTGGCCGTGGGCAGCGGGAGCGCTGGCAGCACCTCCCAGTCGGGCTGCCCGGGCAGTGCTCTGCCCCAGCTGTCCTCAAAGGCGTCCTGGGGCTGTGTCTGCTGCCCTGCGttcggggggtgggggcagggaaggagggtgCGGCTGGAGGTGGCTGCCACTTTGTAGGCAGGCCAACTCTTCCCACGTTCTCTGGGCTGTGGTGCAGGAACAGCCCCAGGCTCACAGTGTGTCCGTGGGAGACGCTGGTGGGCTGTGGGCTGCCACAGCCAAGAGGTCGTGCCCTTTTGCATGGCCTGGGCCCACACCTGGCTCTTCTCCTGCCAAGAGCACAGTTGGCTCTGATTGGGGTCAGGGAGATGGGAGGCACAGGATCCCCCAGGCAGCCCTCTGTTGGGCTCAGTGGTCGGTCCTTGGGCTCCCCTGGGCCAAGGGGAGAGACTGTTTTGCAATGAGGGGCAGCAACACACGTGCAGTGAGATTCCTGGCCCTGGGAGAAGCACAGGTGGACCCTGGCCCCGCCCAGGGCAGATGCAGACCCGAGCTGACCTTGGGCGTCGCCCCTGTGCCCGGGACGCTGTGGAAGGTGGACACCCGCGAACCCAGGCCGAGCTGTGACCCCCTGTCCCCAGGTGCTTTGCAGTCGGGAGCAGAGACATGTCCACATGGGTGTTTGGGGCCGAGCGCTGGGACAACCTCATCTACTACGCGCTGGGGGGACACAAGGATGCCATCGTGGCCTGCTTCTTCGAGGCCAGCAGCCTGGACGTATGTCCCCATCGCAGCCCCTCCCCTGGGGGCCAGGCAGGCTTCGGCAGCACCGGGCCACGTTCTCATCCCCGCAGCCCAGGTGGGTGTGGGCTGGGGGTTGGGGAAACCACCTGGGCTCACACGTCTTCCTCTGCAGCTGTACACGCTCAGCCAGGATGGTGCCCTGTGCGTGTGGCAGTGCGACACCCTTCCTGAGGGCCTGAGGCTGAAGGCCCCCACAGGCTGGAAGGCAGACCTGCTGCagagggaggaggagcaggaggaggaggagggggcagagagCGAGACCACCATCCGCGGGAAGGCCACGCCGGCCGCCGAGGAGCAGCAGGGGAAAGTGAAGTACTCGCGGGTGGCCAA gtactttttcaacaaagaagGCGATTTTAACAATCTGACGGCTGCTGCATATCATAAGAAGGTCCACCTCTTGGTCACTGGTTTTGCTTCTGGAATCTTCCACCTTCACGAGCTCCCAGAGTTCAACCTTATCCACTCGCTGAG CATCTCGGATCAGAGGGTTGCGTCCGTCGCCATCAACAGCTCTGGGGACTGGATCGCCTTTGGGTGCTCAG GCCTGGGCCAGCTGCTGGTGTGGGAGTGGCAGAGCGAGTCCTACGTGCTCAAGCAGCAGGGCCACTTCAACAGCATGGTGTCCCTGGCCTACTCCCCCGACGGGCAGTACATCGTGACCGGCGGGGACGATGGCAAG GTCAAGGTGTGGAACACCCTCAGTGGCTTCTGCTTTGTCACTTTCACGGAGCACTCAAGTGGGGTCACCGGCGTGACCTTCACCACCACTGGCTACGTCATCGTGACCTCCTCCATGGACGGGACTGTGCGCGCCTTTGATCTTCACAG GTACCGGAACTTCCGTACCTTCACATCCCCACGCCCCACCCAGTTCTCCTGCGTGGCTGTGGACTCGAGCGGGGAGATCGTCTCTGCTGGAGCACAGGACTCTTTCGAGGTCTTCATCTGGTCCATGCAGACAGGCCGGCTCCTTGAT GTTTTGTCCGGCCACGAGGGGCCCATCAGCGGACTGTGTTTTAACCCCATGAAGTCAGTCCTGGCCAGCGCCTCCTGGGACAGGACAGTGCATCTGTGGGACATGGCGGACAGCTGGAGGACCACAGAGACGCTGGCCCTCACCTCTGACG CTCTGGCCGTGACCTTTCGCCCTGATGGTGCCGAGCTGGCCGTGGCCACACTGAACTCACAGATCACCTTCTGGGACCCCGAGAACGCGGTGCAGACGGGCTCCATCGAGGGCAGGCACGACCTCAAGACAGGCCGGAAGGAGCTGGACAAGATCACCGCCAAGCACTCAGCCAAGGGGAA GGCCTTCACCACTCTCTGCTACTCCGCGGATGGCCAGAGCATCCTGGCGGGAGGGATGTCCAAGTTTGTGTGCATCTATCACGTCAGGGAGCAGATTCTCAGGAAGAAGTTCGAGATCTCCTGCAACCTGTCACTGGACGCCATGGAG GAATTTTTGAACCGAAGGAAAATGACGGAGTTCGGCAACCTGGCGCTCATTGACCAAGATGCTGCGGAGGAGGGCGGGGTCGCCATACCGTTGCCAGgcgtgaagaaag GTGACATGAGCTCCCGGCACTTCAAACCTGAGATCAGGGTGACTTCGCTCCGCTTCTCCCCCACCG GGCGCTGCTGGGCGGCCACCACCACCGAGGGGCTCCTCATTTACTCCCTGGATGCCCAGATGCTCTTTGACCCGTTTGAGCTGGACACCAGTGTCACCCCTGTGCGGATCCGGGCGGCGCTGCGCCAGCGGGACTTCACCAGGGCCATCCTCCTAGCCTTCCGGCTCAACGAGAGGAAGCtgctgcaggagaccctggaggcGGTGCCCTGGGACGAGA TCGAGGTCATAAGCTCCTCCCTGCCCGACTTGTACGTTGAGAAGGTGCTGGAATTTTTAGCTTCATCCTTTGAAGTATCTCACCATCTAGAATTCTACCTCATATGGACTCAGAAACTGCTCATGGTGCACGGACAGAAGTTGAAGTCCAG AGTGGGGACGCTGCTGCCGGCCGTTCAGTTCCTTCAGAAGAGCATCCAGCGCCACTTGGACGATGTCTCCAAACT CTGCGACTGGAACCGCTACAACCTGCAGTATGCGCTGGCCGTCTCGAAGCAGCGGGGCCTGAAGCGGCCCTCAGAGCCGCTGGGCAGCGAGGAGGAGGCAGGCGCGTCCGAGGACGACGACGACGACAGTCTGCACCTGCTCGGAGGAGGGCCTGGGCACGCAGACGCGCCGCTGGCCTAG
- the GATD3A gene encoding glutamine amidotransferase-like class 1 domain-containing protein 3A, mitochondrial isoform X1 — MAAFRALAAARLAVTPGFAPRPGLWPLPFGGPAPSSRAALHFSAPRPGPRVAVVLSGCGVYDGTELHEASSILVHLSRGGAEVQIFAPDVPQMHVIDHIKGQPSEGETRNVLTESARIARGKITDLAKLTAVNHDAAIFPGGFGAAKNLSTFAVDGGTCKVNRDVERVLKEFHQAGKPIGSGLLTSCFQAACPSLLGLLVRIMDGVGVQPALCQASAFIPALQEPLEACTSASPAELGACDLVTRQAPRALVPMTLTWSRQQGFLLFPDVGVPISECEDYILMMFYDRECTLGLKVSSGPDEQVGR; from the exons ATGGCGGCGTTCAGGGCTCTGGCGGCGGCAAGGCTGGCGGTGACCCCCGGGTTCGCGCCGCGTCCCGGCCTGTGGCCGCTGCCCTTCGGCGGACCGGCGCCCTCCTCGCGCGCGGCCCTCCACTTCTCCGCGCCGCGCCCCGGGCCCAGGGTTGCAGTG GTGCTGTCTGGATGCGGGGTCTATGATGGAACCGAGCTCCACGAGGCCTCATC GATCCTGGTCCACTTGAGCCGCGGGGGTGCCGAGGTCCAGATCTTCGCCCCTGATGTCCCTCAGATGCACGTGATTGACCACATCAAGGGACAGCCTTCCGAGGGCGAGACCAG GAACGTTCTGACTGAGTCGGCGAGGATCGCGCGAGGCAAGATCACTGACCTGGCCAAGCTCACTGCCGTCAACCACGATGCGGCCATCTTCCCCGGGGGCTTCGGGGCTGCCAAAAACCT GAGCACATTTGCCGTGGATGGGGGCACCTGCAAGGTCAACAGAGACGTAGAGCGCGTGCTGAAGGAGTTCCACCAGGCTGGAAAGCCCATTGG GTCAGGGCTCCTCACATCCTGCTTCCAAGCCGCCTGCCCATCACTCCTCGGCCTGCTCGTCAGGATTATGGACGGTGTAGGGGTGCAGCCAGCTTTGTGCCAGGCCTCTGCATTCATCCCCGCACTGCAGGAGCCCCTGGAAGCCTGCACCTCGGCATCGCCTGCTGAGTTAGGTGCCTGTGACCTGGTGACACGACAGGCCCCCAGGGCGCTGGTTCCGATGACGCTCACCTGGTCCAGGCAGCAGGGATTTCTCTTGTTCCCAGATGTTGGGGTACCAATTAGTGAGTGTGAAGATTACATTCTTATGATGTTTTATGACAGGGAGTGCACGCTTGGTCTTAAGGTAAGCTCAGGACCAGATGAACAGGTGGGGAGGTAG